The Blautia hydrogenotrophica DSM 10507 genome window below encodes:
- a CDS encoding manganese efflux pump has protein sequence MILNIFLLVSALCLDTFVASAAYGTNQIRLSWNKIAVINGICSLCLGLSLLFGSILDSWIPETFTKEICFFSLLTLGCLKLLDSSIRQYIRRHKSLHKNIHFTFSHLRFIIHIYGDPMEADKDQDQSLAWKEVIFFSLAMSIDSLIAGTMAAFLKISIPLTITMSFLMGEIFTYLGLTLGRKISRRCPRDLSWIGGLLFIILAVLKR, from the coding sequence ATGATTCTCAACATTTTTCTTCTGGTATCCGCACTTTGCTTGGATACCTTTGTGGCCAGTGCAGCCTATGGCACCAATCAAATTCGCCTTTCATGGAACAAAATAGCCGTTATCAACGGTATCTGTAGCCTCTGTCTCGGCCTCTCTCTGCTCTTTGGAAGCATTTTAGACAGTTGGATTCCTGAGACCTTTACAAAAGAAATCTGTTTTTTCAGTCTGCTTACTCTCGGATGCCTCAAACTCTTAGATTCCAGTATCCGCCAATATATCCGGCGCCATAAAAGCCTCCACAAAAATATTCACTTTACATTTTCACATCTAAGATTTATCATTCACATTTATGGTGATCCCATGGAAGCAGATAAAGATCAAGACCAATCGCTGGCCTGGAAAGAAGTTATCTTTTTTTCCCTAGCAATGTCTATAGACAGTCTGATTGCAGGTACAATGGCCGCATTTTTAAAGATATCGATTCCTCTTACCATCACGATGTCTTTTCTGATGGGTGAAATTTTTACTTACTTGGGACTTACACTGGGACGAAAAATCAGCCGCCGATGTCCAAGAGATCTCTCCTGGATAGGTGGACTCCTTTTTATTATCCTCGCAGTCCTAAAGAGATAA
- a CDS encoding sodium:calcium antiporter has product MEHRKIMAVAYYIFMFVLGFVLLICGSSLFVDSAVSLANKLHLPEVLIGATIVSIGTTLPESLFSTMASVHGLPDMALGNALGSILCNTGFIAGFMLMLRPIHLEKKALGNIMSGAFFLGAAFVVYLTGGMTVGGLSRVSGIILLLMCLLYIGSTVRNAVIQEEQERTAQSEERQSFGASDVLRIVLEAVVLYIGASFLVEFGPKLARSFGVPEVIISLTFVALGTSLPEFVTSLVALKKKHSALSLGNIIGADILNFVLVGGLSAVICPIPYLDSVMGMELPFIFFLLFVLCFPSIVRQKAGRIQGCLLLGGYVIYLILTIS; this is encoded by the coding sequence ATGGAGCACAGGAAAATCATGGCAGTAGCGTATTACATTTTTATGTTTGTGCTGGGATTTGTACTGTTGATATGTGGAAGTAGCTTATTTGTAGACAGCGCGGTTTCTCTTGCAAATAAACTGCATTTACCGGAAGTACTGATTGGAGCAACGATCGTAAGTATCGGTACGACTCTGCCGGAATCTTTGTTTTCTACAATGGCTTCTGTACATGGCTTACCGGACATGGCACTGGGAAATGCATTGGGTTCGATACTCTGTAATACGGGATTTATTGCCGGATTTATGCTAATGTTAAGACCGATTCATCTGGAAAAGAAGGCGCTGGGAAATATCATGTCTGGGGCCTTTTTTTTAGGGGCGGCTTTTGTAGTATATTTGACTGGCGGGATGACAGTGGGAGGGCTTTCACGTGTTTCCGGTATCATTTTGTTGTTGATGTGTCTATTGTATATAGGAAGTACAGTGAGAAATGCAGTGATACAAGAGGAACAGGAACGGACGGCACAATCAGAAGAGAGGCAGTCCTTTGGGGCTAGCGATGTTCTTCGCATTGTCCTAGAGGCAGTTGTGCTATACATAGGGGCCAGTTTCCTAGTGGAATTTGGTCCTAAATTAGCACGTTCTTTTGGAGTACCGGAGGTGATTATCTCTTTAACTTTTGTTGCTTTGGGAACTTCCCTTCCTGAATTCGTGACTTCTCTGGTGGCTCTGAAGAAAAAACATTCTGCCCTCTCGTTGGGAAATATCATTGGGGCGGATATTTTAAACTTTGTACTTGTGGGTGGGCTGTCGGCTGTGATTTGCCCGATTCCCTATTTAGACAGTGTTATGGGAATGGAACTGCCTTTTATATTTTTTCTGCTTTTTGTATTATGCTTTCCATCCATTGTCCGACAAAAAGCAGGAAGAATTCAGGGCTGTTTGCTGTTGGGAGGGTATGTGATTTACTTGATTTTAACGATATCTTAA
- a CDS encoding aldehyde dehydrogenase gives MKIGQVVEEQREFFRTGKTLSYTFRDEQLQRLYAAVSTREKKILEALHKDLHKSDQEAYMTEIGLVLAEITHMRKNLKNWMKVRIEEAPVSQFPGKTYQIKEPYGVVLVMAPWNYPFLLAMQPLVGAIAAGNCCVVKPAAASEATSTVIGELLSETFARQYVAVVSGGEENREELLNQKFDYIFFTGGMKAGRQVMKRAAENLTPVTLELGGKSPCIIEESADLSLAAKRIVFGKFVNSGQTCVAPDYLLVQKTVKREFLRQVRKWIKKTWGEKPLEHPDYPKMIDEKQYERVMGLLLGESILVGGYGRKKTLQIAPTLLDGVTWASPIMQDEIFGPILPVLEFSSMEEVIHTLQEKDKPLALYLFTKNDKAKRKILKRLSYGGGCINDTLVHLSVPKLPFGGVGGSGIGNYHGRASFETFTHTKGILEKENWLDIPVRYLPSKYWKEWVMRKILK, from the coding sequence GAGCAGAGAGAATTTTTTAGGACAGGGAAAACTCTGTCCTATACGTTTAGGGATGAACAACTGCAAAGATTGTATGCGGCTGTCTCGACTAGGGAAAAAAAGATTTTGGAGGCTTTGCATAAAGACCTTCACAAATCAGACCAGGAAGCGTATATGACAGAGATCGGTCTGGTGCTGGCAGAGATTACGCATATGAGAAAAAATTTGAAAAATTGGATGAAGGTAAGGATAGAAGAGGCACCAGTTTCCCAGTTTCCTGGAAAGACTTATCAAATTAAAGAACCCTATGGAGTGGTGTTGGTGATGGCGCCCTGGAATTATCCCTTTTTGTTGGCGATGCAGCCATTGGTCGGAGCGATTGCGGCTGGAAACTGCTGTGTGGTGAAGCCAGCGGCAGCCTCAGAGGCAACTTCCACTGTAATTGGAGAATTGCTGAGTGAAACTTTTGCGCGGCAGTATGTGGCCGTAGTCAGTGGTGGTGAAGAAAACAGAGAAGAGCTTTTGAATCAGAAATTCGATTATATCTTTTTTACTGGGGGAATGAAAGCAGGGCGGCAGGTTATGAAACGGGCAGCCGAGAATTTGACACCTGTGACCTTAGAACTGGGAGGGAAAAGTCCCTGCATCATTGAAGAGTCCGCAGATTTGTCTCTGGCGGCAAAGAGAATTGTGTTTGGAAAGTTTGTCAATAGCGGGCAGACTTGTGTGGCACCGGATTATCTATTGGTACAAAAAACCGTGAAGAGAGAATTTTTGAGACAAGTGCGAAAATGGATTAAAAAGACCTGGGGAGAAAAACCGTTGGAGCACCCTGATTATCCCAAAATGATTGATGAGAAACAGTATGAGCGTGTAATGGGACTATTGTTAGGAGAGAGTATTTTAGTGGGCGGATACGGAAGAAAAAAGACGCTTCAGATCGCTCCCACACTGTTAGATGGAGTGACCTGGGCTTCGCCGATTATGCAGGATGAAATTTTTGGGCCCATTCTTCCGGTTCTGGAATTTTCTTCTATGGAGGAAGTGATTCACACTCTGCAGGAAAAGGATAAGCCACTGGCTCTGTATCTTTTTACAAAAAATGACAAAGCAAAGCGCAAAATTTTAAAAAGACTGTCTTATGGAGGCGGGTGTATTAATGATACTTTGGTGCATCTGTCTGTACCGAAACTGCCTTTTGGAGGTGTCGGTGGAAGTGGAATTGGAAATTATCATGGTCGGGCCAGTTTTGAGACTTTTACACACACGAAGGGTATTTTGGAAAAAGAAAATTGGCTGGACATACCAGTTCGTTACCTTCCGTCCAAATATTGGAAAGAATGGGTTATGCGAAAAATTTTAAAATGA